The DNA region CGAAATCCGGGCGATCCAGCGCCAGTTGGGGATCAGCACCCTGTTCGTCACGCACGACCAGGAAGAGGCGATGGCGATGTCGGACCGGGTGGTGGTGATGACCGGCGGCAAGGCCGACCAGGTGGGCACCCCGGCCGAGATCTACAGCCGCCCGGCCACCCGCTTCGTGGCCGAGTTCATCGGCGCGCTGAATGTCCTGCAAGGTGTCGTGACCGATCCCGCCAACGGGCAGATCGACACCGCCGCAGGACCGGTCCAACTGGGACGGCCCGTGCCCAGGGACAGGGGCGCGGCGCTGGCCCTGGGCATCCGGCCCGAGGGTCTGCGCCTCGTCAATGGCGCCGATCCGGAAGGCCCGTTGTTCATCGGTCGCCTTGTGTCGCGCGATTTTCTCGGTCCGATCATCCGACTCAGGGCACAGACGGAAGGGGGCACGCCGCTTGTCGTGGATTGCTTCAACCGGGACGGGGCGGACCTGCCCCAGCCAGGCGCACCGATCCGGCTGACCGTTCGCCCGGAAGAGGTCGTCCTGCTCGATTGACGGATGACCATGAGAAGCCGGGCTGCACATGCAGGCACCCGGCAGGGCCTCCTTGCCGAACCGCGAGGGCAGTGCCGGCACCAGAGCCTGCGGCCAACAGCGGCACGGCCACACCCGCGCCGCTCCGTCATTGCTCCCCGCCCATCCGCTACGGCGTCAGGCGGCCGCGCGGCGGGTGGTCAGGACGCGGGCCATCGTCTCGCCCATGGCGGACGGGTTCGGCGCCACGGTAATACCGGCTGCCGCCAGGATCTCGACCTTTTCCTGCGCGCTTTCGCCAAAGGCCGAGATGATCGCCCCCGCATGGCCCATCTTGCGCCCCTTGGGCGCCGACAGCCCGGCGATATAGGCGACGATGGGCTTGGTCATGTTACGTGCGGCCCAGGCGGCCGCCTCGGCCTCCTGCGGGCCGCCGATCTCGCCGATCATCATCACGGCATCGGTCTCGGGGTCCTGCTGGAACAGCTCCAGGATGTCGCGGAAGGACGATCCGTTGATCGGGTCGCCGCCGATGCCCACGCTGGTCGATACGCCGATGCCCAGCGCCTTCATCTGGCTCGCCGCCTCATACCCCAGCGTGCCCGACCGGCCCACGATGCCCACCCGGCCCGGCATGTAGATATGGGGCGGCATGATGCCCATGAAGCCCTTGCCGGGCGTGATGATGCCCGCGCAATTCGGCCCGATCAGGCGCATCTTGCGGGCTTCGGGATAGCGGCGCAGAAAGCGCTTCACCCGCATCATGTCCTGCGAGGGGATGCCGTCGGTCACGCAGACGGCGGTGCGGATGCCGGCATCCGCGGCCTCCATGATCGCATCGGCCGCAAAGGGCGGCGGCACGAACAGAAGCGAGGCTTCGGCGCCCGTCTCCTCGACCGCTTCGCGCACGGTGTTGAAGAGCGGCCGGTCCAACAGCCGCTCGCCGCCCTTGCCGGGGGTCACGCCCCCCACGACATTGGTGCCATGCCTGATCATCTCGGCGGCATGGAACTGGCCGATGCGGCCCGACATGCCCTGAACGATGACAGGGGTCTTCTCGGTGATCAGGATCGCCATGATGTGCTCCTCAGGCAGCCAGTTTCGGGCGGGCCGCGACGGCCTTGTCGGCGGCTTCGGCCAGGGTATCGGCGGTGATCAGCGGCAGGCCCGAGGCCTGAAGGATCGCCTTGCCCTCCTCGACATTCGTCCCCGCCAGCCGCACGACGACGGGAATGGTCATGCCCACCTCGCGATAGGCCTTGACCACGCCTTCAGCCACCCAGTCGCAGCGGTTGATGCCGGCGAAGATGTTCACCAGGATCACGCTGACATTGCGGTCGGCCAGCACGGTGCGAAAGGCGCGCACCACGCGCTCGGGACTCGCGCCCCCGCCGATATCGAGGAAGTTCGCAGGCTCGCCGCCGGCCAGCTTGATCATGTCCATCGTCGCCATGGCCAGGCCCGCGCCGTTGATGATGCAGCCGATGTCGCCTGTCAGCCCCACATAGGCCAGCCCGTGGTCGCCCGCGGTCGACTCGCGCGGGTCTTCCTGGCTGCGGTCGCGCAGTTCCGCGATCTGCGGGCGGCGGAACAGCGCGTTGGTGTCGAAGCTCATCTTGGCATCCAGCGCCACCAGATCCCCCGCCCCGGTGATCACCAAGGGGTTGATCTCGACCATCATCGCGTCAAGGTCGCGATAGGCGCGATAGCAGGCCTGCAGGATTGTCACCATCTGGGCGATCTGGCGGCCCTTCAGCCCCAGTCCAAAGGCCAGCTCCCGCGCCTGGAACTCCACCAGTCCCGCCGCCGGGTCGATGGTCATGCGCCGCAGGCTGGCCGGGTCCGTCTCGGCCAGATCCTCGATCTCGATCCCGCCATGGGCCGAGGCCACGATCATGATCCGCTCGGATTTCCGATCCAGCACGAAGCCCAGATACAGCTCCTGCGCGATGTCGCAGGCCGGTTCGACCCACAGCCGATAAACCCCCTTGCCGGCCTGGTCGGTCTGCTTCGTCACCAGCTGGCGGCCGAACAGGCTTGCCGCATAGCTCTGCACCTCATCCACAGACCGGCACAGCTTGACCCCGCCCGCGGCACCACGGCCCCCGGCATGGACCTGCGCCTTCACCACCCAGGCATCGCCCCCCAGCTCGCGCGCCCGGTAGGCGGCCTGTTCGGGGCTGTAGGCGAGCCCGCCCCGAGGCACCGGCACGCCGAAGCGGCCAAGGATTTCCTTCGCCTGGTATTCATGGATGTCCATGTCCGTCCTCCCCTGGCAAGGCGGGGCCGGTCACGGGGGGCATCCCCCCATGCGCCAGGCCTTGCGGTTGTCGGTGGAATGGGCCCGGCGGGCCCATGCGGGTTACTTGCCCGAAATGGCGTCGGCGATCACCAGCACGTTCTTCGCCATGCGCTCGCTGGCCGCGTCGATCATCTTGCCGTCCAGGCTTGCCGCGCCCTTGCCCTGCGCCTCGGCGCTGCGCAACTCTTCGATGATCCGCCGCGCCTTGGTCACTTCGGCGTCGGTCGGCGAAAACACCTCGTTGGCCAACGTCACCTGGCTGGGGTGGATCGCCCATTTCCCCTCGCAACCCAGGGCGGCGGCGCGGCGCGCGCCCGCCTTGTAGCCCTCGGGGTCCGAGAAATCGCCGAACGGCCCGTCGATGGGGCGCAGACCATAGGCGCGGCAAGCCGTCACCATCCGG from Neotabrizicola shimadae includes:
- a CDS encoding ABC transporter ATP-binding protein encodes the protein MSKVAIRSVQKSFGANTVVRDFDLTIGEGEFISLLGPSGCGKTTVLRMVAGFETPTRGTIEIDGQDVTAQRPNQRKIGMMFQSYALFPNLTVAGNVGFGLKVAGLPREKIAARVDEMLATVGLKGFGARYPYQLSGGQQQRVALARAIAPQPRVLLLDEPLSALDAKIRVSLRAEIRAIQRQLGISTLFVTHDQEEAMAMSDRVVVMTGGKADQVGTPAEIYSRPATRFVAEFIGALNVLQGVVTDPANGQIDTAAGPVQLGRPVPRDRGAALALGIRPEGLRLVNGADPEGPLFIGRLVSRDFLGPIIRLRAQTEGGTPLVVDCFNRDGADLPQPGAPIRLTVRPEEVVLLD
- a CDS encoding malate--CoA ligase subunit beta codes for the protein MDIHEYQAKEILGRFGVPVPRGGLAYSPEQAAYRARELGGDAWVVKAQVHAGGRGAAGGVKLCRSVDEVQSYAASLFGRQLVTKQTDQAGKGVYRLWVEPACDIAQELYLGFVLDRKSERIMIVASAHGGIEIEDLAETDPASLRRMTIDPAAGLVEFQARELAFGLGLKGRQIAQMVTILQACYRAYRDLDAMMVEINPLVITGAGDLVALDAKMSFDTNALFRRPQIAELRDRSQEDPRESTAGDHGLAYVGLTGDIGCIINGAGLAMATMDMIKLAGGEPANFLDIGGGASPERVVRAFRTVLADRNVSVILVNIFAGINRCDWVAEGVVKAYREVGMTIPVVVRLAGTNVEEGKAILQASGLPLITADTLAEAADKAVAARPKLAA
- the sucD gene encoding succinate--CoA ligase subunit alpha, producing MAILITEKTPVIVQGMSGRIGQFHAAEMIRHGTNVVGGVTPGKGGERLLDRPLFNTVREAVEETGAEASLLFVPPPFAADAIMEAADAGIRTAVCVTDGIPSQDMMRVKRFLRRYPEARKMRLIGPNCAGIITPGKGFMGIMPPHIYMPGRVGIVGRSGTLGYEAASQMKALGIGVSTSVGIGGDPINGSSFRDILELFQQDPETDAVMMIGEIGGPQEAEAAAWAARNMTKPIVAYIAGLSAPKGRKMGHAGAIISAFGESAQEKVEILAAAGITVAPNPSAMGETMARVLTTRRAAA